A single window of Modestobacter italicus DNA harbors:
- a CDS encoding 3-hydroxyacyl-CoA dehydrogenase family protein has protein sequence MSGVPDQVGVIGGGRMGSGIAQAFLLAGARVEVVEAGDEAADAARGRIADGLEESARRGKLAGDDVGGTFARLSLVDRAAELSPGTGLVVEAVPERADLKVAVLTAAESALGPDAVLATNTSSLSVTELAAALQRPARFLGLHFFNPVPASKLVEVVVAPETADDVVLAARGWVRALGKTDVVVKDSPGFASSRLGVLLGLEAIRMLEEGVADAEAIDTAMELGYRHPMGPLRSTDLVGLDVRLAIAEYLAGTLGERFTPPQLLRDKVAAGELGRKTGRGFHDYP, from the coding sequence ATGAGCGGCGTCCCGGACCAGGTGGGCGTGATCGGCGGCGGCCGGATGGGCTCCGGGATCGCCCAGGCGTTCCTGCTGGCCGGCGCCCGGGTCGAGGTCGTCGAGGCCGGCGACGAGGCGGCCGACGCCGCCCGCGGCCGGATCGCCGACGGGCTGGAGGAGTCCGCCCGCCGCGGGAAGCTCGCCGGCGACGACGTCGGCGGCACCTTCGCCCGGCTGTCCCTGGTCGACCGGGCCGCCGAGCTCTCCCCCGGCACCGGGCTGGTCGTGGAGGCCGTCCCGGAGCGGGCCGACCTGAAGGTCGCCGTGCTCACCGCGGCGGAGTCCGCGCTGGGCCCGGACGCGGTGCTGGCGACCAACACCTCCTCGCTGTCGGTCACCGAGCTCGCCGCCGCGCTGCAGCGGCCCGCCCGCTTCCTCGGCCTGCACTTCTTCAACCCGGTGCCGGCGTCGAAGCTGGTCGAGGTGGTCGTCGCCCCGGAGACCGCCGACGACGTCGTCCTGGCGGCGCGCGGCTGGGTGCGGGCGCTGGGCAAGACCGACGTCGTCGTCAAGGACTCCCCCGGCTTCGCCTCCTCCCGGCTCGGCGTCCTGCTCGGGCTGGAGGCGATCCGGATGCTCGAGGAGGGCGTCGCCGACGCCGAGGCGATCGACACCGCGATGGAGCTGGGCTACCGGCACCCGATGGGCCCGCTGCGCTCCACCGACCTGGTCGGCCTGGACGTGCGGCTGGCGATCGCGGAGTACCTGGCCGGGACGCTCGGCGAGCGGTTCACCCCACCCCAGCTGCTGCGGGACAAGGTGGCGGCCGGCGAGCTGGGCCGCAAGACCGGCCGCGGCTTCCACGACTACCCCTGA
- a CDS encoding LuxR C-terminal-related transcriptional regulator gives MSVDLAAAPPVGPAWTGALRAVAARLLRPDDGGAPAAVAVQGPGGTGKSLLLAELAAGFRAAGLPVADVASAAAEQAEVAVLVDDGQRLTPDACRQLRELVRSRRARVVLAYRPWPHPPELTALVGDLGADRQLVVLGHLAPDEVRRWAVAELGPDATDELVSFVVRQTGGLPTLVDHLLRALAGRTGRPVVPGEVVDRVHADLAALADDERALLHALAAGAPLDAEVLTDVLDVPPREVAGLVAAARAGGLLLGTGAVVPVVRDALLAATPADVTRSTRRRLVGSLLDRGEDALPVARALAADRVRDPRAAALLHEQGAVALGERPELAAELLAEAAVCGAPARSLAAERATAAALVGDLDGALLEADRVLDDDTAPGRAAAAAVAAAVLVRRGMLAHGADLYRLAGPRRAGSTALALVGLGRAEEAAAVLAASGGSAPTLLSGSERLMAEGVLQSVRPGASGTEVAAALAALTRAATLLEPVGRTALLLDTPAALAALLALHTGELAAAEQVLDRALAADVGGPPCRPRHLLLRAWTAMLHGAMPAARQWAARAQRESPGGLEPRDELYLRALEVGLARRDSDEAGLAATWESARQALLRHPIDLFTLLPLGELLVAAQRLADGDRLDPHLAEARALLHRLGEPPVWAAALHWSGVQAAILADQPAALAPHATALVAAARTSHYAATVAAAGRCWLRLLAGEVDAAAAVAAAHGLAAVGLAWDGSRLAGQAAVRAVEARDRTDLLHCARALAAGDDAAPAPAAPAPAGTPAPGRTGISQREREVAELVVAGLTYREIGSRLYISAKTVEHHVSRMRHRLGAGTRSELLARLRAELADGG, from the coding sequence GTGAGCGTCGACCTCGCCGCCGCACCACCGGTAGGCCCGGCGTGGACGGGTGCGCTGCGCGCTGTGGCCGCCCGGCTGCTGCGCCCCGACGACGGCGGCGCACCGGCCGCGGTCGCGGTGCAGGGCCCCGGCGGCACCGGCAAGTCGCTGCTGCTGGCCGAGCTCGCCGCCGGCTTCCGCGCCGCCGGCCTGCCGGTGGCCGACGTCGCCTCCGCGGCGGCGGAGCAGGCCGAGGTCGCCGTCCTGGTCGACGACGGGCAGCGGCTGACCCCGGACGCGTGCCGGCAGCTCCGCGAGCTGGTCCGCTCCCGCCGCGCGCGGGTGGTGCTGGCCTACCGCCCCTGGCCGCACCCGCCCGAGCTCACCGCGCTGGTCGGCGACCTGGGCGCCGACCGGCAGCTGGTGGTGCTCGGCCACCTGGCGCCCGACGAGGTCCGCCGCTGGGCCGTCGCGGAGCTCGGGCCCGACGCCACCGACGAGCTGGTCTCCTTCGTCGTCCGCCAGACCGGCGGGCTGCCCACGCTGGTCGACCACCTGCTCCGGGCCCTCGCCGGCCGCACCGGCCGGCCGGTCGTGCCCGGCGAGGTCGTCGACCGGGTGCACGCCGACCTGGCCGCCCTGGCCGACGACGAGCGGGCCCTGCTGCACGCGCTGGCCGCCGGCGCGCCGCTGGACGCCGAGGTGCTCACCGACGTGCTCGACGTCCCGCCGCGGGAGGTGGCGGGCCTCGTCGCCGCCGCCCGGGCCGGCGGCCTGCTGCTCGGCACGGGGGCCGTCGTGCCGGTCGTCCGCGACGCGCTGCTGGCCGCGACCCCGGCCGACGTCACCCGCAGCACCCGGCGCCGGCTGGTCGGGTCGCTGCTGGACCGCGGCGAGGACGCCCTCCCGGTCGCCCGCGCACTGGCCGCCGACCGGGTGCGGGACCCCCGCGCGGCCGCGCTGCTGCACGAGCAGGGCGCCGTCGCGCTCGGGGAGCGCCCGGAGCTGGCCGCCGAGCTGCTCGCCGAGGCCGCCGTCTGCGGCGCTCCGGCGCGGAGCCTGGCCGCCGAGCGGGCCACCGCCGCCGCGCTGGTGGGCGACCTCGACGGTGCGCTGCTGGAGGCGGACCGGGTGCTCGACGACGACACCGCACCCGGGCGCGCGGCCGCTGCCGCCGTCGCCGCCGCCGTGCTGGTCCGCCGCGGCATGCTCGCCCACGGCGCGGACCTCTACCGGCTCGCCGGCCCCCGGCGGGCCGGCTCGACCGCCCTGGCGCTGGTCGGCCTGGGCCGGGCCGAGGAGGCCGCGGCCGTGCTCGCCGCGAGCGGCGGGTCGGCGCCGACGCTGCTGTCCGGCAGCGAGCGGCTGATGGCCGAGGGGGTGCTGCAGTCGGTGCGCCCCGGCGCCTCGGGCACCGAGGTCGCCGCCGCGCTGGCCGCCCTCACCCGGGCCGCCACCCTGCTGGAGCCGGTGGGCCGGACGGCGCTGCTGCTGGACACCCCGGCGGCGCTGGCCGCCCTTCTCGCGCTGCACACCGGTGAGCTGGCCGCGGCCGAGCAGGTCCTGGACCGGGCGCTCGCCGCGGACGTCGGCGGGCCGCCGTGCCGCCCCCGGCACCTGCTGCTGCGCGCGTGGACCGCGATGCTGCACGGCGCGATGCCGGCCGCCCGGCAGTGGGCGGCCCGCGCGCAGCGGGAGTCCCCCGGCGGCCTCGAGCCGCGGGACGAGCTGTACCTGCGCGCCCTGGAGGTCGGGCTGGCCCGCCGGGACAGCGACGAGGCCGGGCTGGCCGCCACCTGGGAGAGCGCCCGGCAGGCCCTGCTGCGGCACCCCATCGACCTGTTCACCCTGCTGCCGCTGGGTGAGCTGCTCGTCGCCGCGCAACGGCTGGCCGACGGCGACCGGCTGGACCCGCACCTGGCGGAGGCCCGCGCGCTGCTGCACCGGCTGGGCGAGCCCCCGGTGTGGGCCGCGGCGCTGCACTGGTCCGGCGTCCAGGCGGCCATCCTGGCCGACCAGCCGGCGGCGCTGGCGCCGCACGCGACCGCGCTGGTCGCCGCCGCCCGCACCAGCCACTACGCGGCGACGGTGGCGGCGGCCGGCCGCTGCTGGCTCCGGCTGCTCGCCGGCGAGGTGGACGCCGCCGCGGCCGTGGCCGCCGCGCACGGCCTGGCCGCGGTCGGCCTGGCCTGGGACGGCTCGCGACTGGCGGGCCAGGCCGCGGTGCGCGCCGTCGAGGCCCGGGACCGCACCGACCTGCTGCACTGCGCCCGCGCCCTGGCCGCCGGTGACGACGCGGCCCCGGCACCGGCCGCGCCCGCCCCCGCGGGGACGCCGGCGCCCGGCCGCACGGGGATCAGCCAGCGGGAGCGCGAGGTCGCCGAGCTGGTGGTGGCCGGGCTGACCTACCGGGAGATCGGCAGCCGGCTCTACATCTCGGCCAAGACCGTGGAGCACCACGTGTCCCGGATGCGGCACCGGCTGGGCGCCGGCACCCGCTCGGAGCTGCTGGCCCGGCTGCGCGCGGAGCTGGCCGACGGCGGCTGA
- a CDS encoding Hsp70 family protein, with protein sequence MREGSYTLGVDVGDETVTAAVCRCAPDDRRARPLQLGPTTAARPAVAVLGPDGHLHPDDGPFPVPGHCAGHALRQVGAPAPIYLDSQPVQPADVVAALAAGAAEQALAQEGRPPAWTVLTVPPTWGGHRRELLSDALRDAGLERFSLESSAVTITRHHRGSDGLPADATLAVYDLGASTLDTAVVRTTAADTIETLGAPLAPLPWGGRDLDDAVVDLVRSCLSSEVAGDTVAAVGPPVEFRQNCVAAKEQLSRDTDTRLEVRSPGGPLSLRLVREDLDELIAGSVQASVGTVREAVAAAGLEVADLAAVVLAGGTAAVPLVAETLSAELGRPVVVDDEPALTAALGAAELAMDRVLAEEAEPGPTAALALGRPPRPRGGLRPPVPAGTRRPGGHRVGQRLLVVLGASLALVVGLTALLAAGWTGGPAQPSTGPAAAAAQPPDDLGAPAVDRAPGSPDALSPAAADRPQSTTASRAPRTSSSGTASAGRPAGSAAATGSGSAAATTSGAAAAAVQPGTASVAEVPTGPGAGSPPGTGAATASPRPSTPTSTAPAPTTASPPPPVVTTPPATQTSAPPVVESTPPPTPETSAPPVPTTPAVETTPAESGTPAASEPPSGAAPGTTA encoded by the coding sequence ATGCGCGAGGGCAGCTACACACTCGGCGTCGACGTCGGCGACGAGACGGTGACCGCCGCGGTGTGCCGGTGCGCACCCGACGACCGGCGGGCCCGGCCGCTGCAGCTGGGCCCGACGACCGCGGCCCGCCCGGCGGTCGCCGTGCTCGGCCCGGACGGTCACCTGCACCCCGACGACGGCCCGTTCCCGGTGCCCGGCCACTGCGCCGGTCACGCCCTGCGGCAGGTCGGCGCGCCCGCGCCCATCTACCTCGACTCCCAGCCCGTGCAGCCGGCGGACGTGGTGGCCGCGCTCGCCGCCGGGGCCGCCGAGCAGGCGCTCGCGCAGGAGGGGCGCCCGCCGGCCTGGACGGTGCTCACCGTCCCGCCCACCTGGGGCGGGCACCGCCGCGAGCTGCTCTCCGACGCGCTGCGCGACGCCGGGCTGGAGCGCTTCTCTCTGGAGTCCAGCGCCGTCACCATCACCCGCCACCACCGCGGCAGCGACGGGCTGCCGGCCGACGCCACCCTCGCCGTGTACGACCTCGGGGCGAGCACGCTGGACACCGCCGTGGTCCGCACCACCGCCGCCGACACCATCGAGACCCTCGGCGCGCCGCTGGCCCCGCTGCCCTGGGGCGGCCGGGACCTCGACGACGCGGTCGTCGACCTGGTCCGCAGCTGCCTGTCCAGCGAGGTGGCCGGCGACACCGTCGCCGCGGTCGGCCCGCCCGTCGAGTTCCGGCAGAACTGCGTGGCCGCCAAGGAGCAGCTCTCCCGCGACACCGACACCCGCCTCGAGGTCCGGTCGCCGGGTGGGCCGCTCTCCCTCCGGCTGGTCCGCGAGGACCTCGACGAGCTGATCGCCGGGTCGGTGCAGGCGTCGGTCGGCACCGTCCGGGAGGCGGTCGCCGCGGCCGGGCTGGAGGTGGCCGACCTCGCCGCCGTGGTGCTGGCCGGCGGCACGGCGGCGGTGCCGCTGGTCGCCGAGACGCTCTCGGCCGAGCTGGGCCGGCCGGTCGTGGTCGACGACGAGCCGGCGCTCACCGCAGCGCTGGGCGCGGCCGAGCTGGCGATGGACCGGGTGCTGGCCGAGGAGGCCGAGCCCGGGCCGACCGCCGCTCTGGCGCTGGGCCGGCCGCCGCGCCCCCGGGGCGGGCTGCGCCCACCGGTGCCGGCCGGCACCCGCCGTCCGGGCGGGCACCGGGTCGGCCAGCGCCTGCTGGTCGTGCTGGGGGCCTCCCTCGCCCTCGTCGTCGGCCTCACCGCCCTGCTCGCCGCCGGGTGGACCGGGGGCCCGGCGCAGCCGTCGACCGGTCCGGCCGCCGCGGCCGCCCAGCCACCCGACGACCTCGGCGCGCCCGCCGTCGACCGCGCCCCGGGGTCGCCCGACGCCCTGTCCCCCGCGGCGGCGGACCGCCCGCAGAGCACCACCGCCTCCCGGGCACCGAGGACGTCGTCGTCCGGGACCGCGTCGGCCGGCCGGCCGGCCGGGTCGGCAGCGGCGACCGGCAGCGGGTCCGCCGCCGCCACGACGTCCGGGGCAGCCGCCGCCGCCGTCCAGCCCGGCACGGCGTCCGTGGCCGAGGTCCCCACCGGTCCCGGCGCAGGGAGCCCGCCGGGCACCGGTGCCGCGACCGCCTCCCCGCGCCCGTCCACGCCGACCAGCACGGCCCCGGCGCCGACCACCGCGAGCCCGCCCCCGCCGGTGGTCACCACGCCGCCGGCGACGCAGACCAGCGCGCCACCGGTCGTGGAGTCGACCCCGCCACCGACCCCGGAGACCTCCGCACCGCCGGTGCCCACAACCCCGGCGGTGGAGACGACCCCGGCGGAGAGCGGGACCCCGGCGGCCAGTGAGCCGCCGTCCGGCGCGGCCCCGGGGACGACGGCGTGA
- a CDS encoding IniB N-terminal domain-containing protein, with protein MTNLASSLLDFILDLLRDPTTAAEFQADPEQALADAGLADVCPADVHAVMPMLADFAPVGVGAAGLAHAAAPAGHAAHTPSGVSDATAPAHPQVDPDGSTDPRPSAEAPAVEQLRYIQNTYTYTSTTTIDASHSVWAGEDVYQVFGEDVVLATGGSVAAGDDVDRVAVDNSTDNSVDVDGSFNTDGSYNNEDSGNTDIDVENSGNTVRGDGNAVGEGNAVDNSDNSDNSDHSVEVTDSLNGNAVAGGDAVSGDGNVVGDGNTVGNETDNSTDLDVDVTDSFNDNSDNSDNSVNDSLNDNSDNSDNSVNDSYDDESVDVDVAVTDSFDDESDNSVNDSLNDNSTDNSTDTSVTDSFDDAFSDNYSDNVVAVDDSAAADDVHVDA; from the coding sequence ATGACCAACCTCGCCAGCTCGCTGCTCGACTTCATCCTCGACCTGCTGCGCGACCCGACCACGGCCGCGGAGTTCCAGGCCGACCCCGAGCAGGCCCTCGCCGACGCCGGGCTGGCCGACGTCTGCCCCGCCGACGTGCACGCGGTCATGCCGATGCTGGCCGACTTCGCCCCGGTGGGCGTCGGCGCGGCCGGGCTGGCCCACGCGGCGGCGCCGGCCGGGCACGCGGCGCACACCCCGTCCGGGGTCTCCGACGCGACCGCACCTGCGCACCCGCAGGTCGACCCCGACGGGTCCACCGACCCCCGGCCCTCGGCCGAGGCCCCGGCGGTGGAGCAGCTCCGCTACATCCAGAACACCTACACGTACACGTCGACGACCACGATCGACGCCTCGCACAGCGTCTGGGCCGGCGAGGACGTCTACCAGGTGTTCGGCGAGGACGTGGTGCTCGCGACCGGTGGCAGCGTGGCCGCCGGTGACGACGTCGACCGGGTCGCGGTGGACAACAGCACCGACAACAGCGTGGACGTCGACGGCTCGTTCAACACGGACGGCTCGTACAACAACGAGGACTCCGGCAACACCGACATCGACGTGGAGAACTCCGGCAACACCGTGCGCGGCGACGGCAACGCCGTCGGCGAGGGCAACGCGGTGGACAACAGCGACAACTCCGACAACAGCGACCACTCGGTCGAGGTCACCGACTCGCTCAACGGCAACGCGGTCGCCGGTGGCGACGCGGTGTCCGGCGACGGCAACGTCGTCGGCGACGGCAACACGGTGGGCAACGAGACCGACAACTCCACCGACCTCGACGTCGACGTCACCGACTCGTTCAACGACAACTCGGACAACTCCGACAACTCGGTGAACGACTCGCTGAACGACAACTCCGACAACAGCGACAACTCGGTCAACGACTCCTACGACGACGAGTCGGTCGACGTGGACGTGGCGGTGACCGACTCCTTCGACGACGAGTCGGACAACTCGGTGAACGACTCGCTCAACGACAACTCGACGGACAACTCGACCGACACCTCGGTGACCGACAGCTTCGACGACGCCTTCTCGGACAACTACAGCGACAACGTCGTCGCGGTGGACGACTCGGCCGCGGCCGACGACGTGCACGTGGACGCCTGA
- a CDS encoding dynamin family protein, protein MGVATPIELLDGVLAVATASDRPDLARRLATARARHESPTVRVLVVGEPGQGKSTLVNALVGAPVCAVGPAAPTRVPTVVRAAETAGAVLVHAEPTDGADPAEAPVRRVPVDPASLPAELAAATAASGPGGTLLRAEVGLPRRLLAGGLEIVDTAGVGGVGTGSDLATVELLPSADAVLLVSDASQEFTAPEMTFLRQAVALCPTVVCVLTKVDVCPEWRQIAELDRGHLAAQQLTAPVLPVSARLEVLAVQLRDKELHEESGVGVLAAHLRREVVGRAERLAREQVVHDLRSVSEQLQAGLRGELAALQDPAVAEQVVADLERAREEVEDLRRRSSRWQQVLADGVTDLMADIDYDLRDRTRAVVREAEEAIDAHDPGQLWDDFADWLDQRVAAAVADSFVWATQRSEYLAVEVVEQFTRDGGAVLPDVQVGTGEEALGVLVELADIDRGRLTVAQRVLIGMRGSYSGVLMTGLVTSLAGLALINPISLGVGLVIGSKAYRDDRANRRQRRQTEAKAAVRRHLDEVVFHVGKQLRDRLRQVQRTLRDLITDTVDETSRALTESLRVAQRSAKTASADRGARVKELQRRLVEVQRLAREVERLATPAPADPAVAR, encoded by the coding sequence ATGGGCGTGGCGACACCGATCGAGCTGCTGGACGGCGTGCTGGCCGTGGCGACGGCGAGCGACCGGCCGGACCTGGCGCGCCGGCTGGCCACCGCCCGCGCGCGGCACGAGAGCCCCACGGTGCGGGTGCTCGTCGTCGGAGAACCGGGGCAGGGCAAGAGCACGCTGGTGAACGCGCTGGTCGGTGCCCCGGTCTGCGCGGTGGGCCCGGCCGCGCCGACCCGGGTGCCGACCGTCGTCCGCGCCGCGGAGACGGCGGGGGCGGTGCTGGTGCACGCCGAGCCGACCGACGGCGCCGACCCGGCGGAGGCCCCCGTCCGGCGGGTGCCCGTCGACCCGGCGTCGCTGCCGGCGGAGCTCGCCGCGGCCACGGCGGCGAGCGGGCCCGGCGGCACCCTGCTGCGGGCCGAGGTCGGGCTGCCGCGGCGGCTGCTGGCGGGCGGGCTGGAGATCGTGGACACCGCCGGCGTCGGCGGGGTCGGCACCGGGTCAGACCTGGCCACCGTCGAGCTGCTGCCGAGCGCGGACGCGGTGCTGCTGGTCTCCGACGCCTCGCAGGAGTTCACCGCACCCGAGATGACCTTCCTCCGCCAGGCGGTGGCGCTGTGCCCGACCGTGGTCTGCGTGCTGACCAAGGTCGACGTCTGCCCGGAGTGGCGGCAGATCGCCGAGCTGGACCGGGGGCACCTGGCCGCGCAGCAGCTCACCGCGCCGGTGCTGCCGGTCTCCGCGCGGCTGGAGGTGCTCGCCGTCCAGCTGCGGGACAAGGAGCTGCACGAGGAGTCCGGCGTCGGCGTGCTCGCCGCGCACCTGCGGCGGGAGGTCGTCGGGCGGGCCGAGCGGCTGGCCCGCGAGCAGGTGGTGCACGACCTGCGGTCGGTGTCGGAGCAGCTGCAGGCCGGTCTGCGGGGCGAGCTGGCGGCGCTGCAGGACCCGGCGGTCGCCGAGCAGGTCGTGGCCGACCTCGAGCGCGCCCGGGAGGAGGTGGAGGACCTGCGCCGGCGGTCCTCGCGCTGGCAGCAGGTGCTCGCCGACGGGGTGACCGACCTGATGGCCGACATCGACTACGACCTGCGCGACCGCACCCGGGCGGTGGTCCGGGAGGCGGAGGAGGCGATCGACGCCCACGACCCCGGGCAGCTGTGGGACGACTTCGCCGACTGGCTGGACCAGCGGGTCGCCGCCGCGGTCGCCGACAGCTTCGTCTGGGCGACCCAGCGGTCGGAGTACCTGGCCGTGGAGGTCGTCGAGCAGTTCACCCGGGACGGCGGTGCGGTGCTCCCCGACGTGCAGGTCGGCACCGGCGAGGAGGCGCTCGGGGTCCTGGTCGAGCTCGCCGACATCGACCGGGGCCGGCTCACCGTCGCCCAGCGGGTGCTGATCGGGATGCGCGGCTCCTACAGCGGCGTGCTGATGACCGGCCTGGTGACCAGCCTCGCCGGGCTGGCCCTGATCAACCCGATCTCCCTCGGCGTCGGCCTGGTGATCGGCAGCAAGGCCTACCGGGACGACCGGGCCAACCGCCGCCAGCGCCGGCAGACCGAGGCCAAGGCCGCCGTCCGCCGGCACCTGGACGAGGTGGTGTTCCACGTGGGCAAGCAGCTGCGGGACCGGCTGCGGCAGGTGCAGCGGACGCTGCGCGACCTGATCACCGACACCGTCGACGAGACGTCCCGGGCGCTCACCGAGTCGCTGCGGGTCGCGCAGCGGTCGGCGAAGACCGCGTCGGCCGACCGCGGCGCCCGGGTCAAGGAGCTGCAGCGCCGGCTGGTCGAGGTGCAGCGGCTGGCCCGGGAGGTCGAGCGGCTCGCCACCCCGGCCCCGGCCGACCCCGCGGTGGCCCGGTGA
- a CDS encoding dynamin family protein, translated as MTAPAAPGRGLAAAVRGLLAEAAEVHRDHPAAAARVRALQDRLDEPLRVALAGRVKAGKSTLLNALVGERIAPTDAGECTRVVTWYRQGPVPRVELHALDGSRRPLPVRRVRGELRLELAEAAAEQVERLVVDWPTAGLAAATLIDTPGISSLSVEASARTQAFLDAGDQLSGADAVVFLTRQFQPADLAFLAAVQRACGGLPTTTLSVLSRADDTGGGQLDALLTAEALARRTAELPAVRALCSTVLPVAGLMALGGRTLRHADFVAFRTLALADRAAVESVLLTADRFRRPEAPVDLPAEVRAGLAERFGLFGVRMAVALLRTGVTDAPTLAEELVARSGLAELQRLVAVQFTARGDQLKATTALRLLERLLREQPVPGDAVLWRGLDRVRSSSLELPELELLSRTRAPDGPFPADTREEAERLLGATDPSPAARLGLPPDASPEQLRAAAGRAVRRWQERAADPLARRAAVDAAELLVQEAEALLAALPADPGSAVGSPPAP; from the coding sequence GTGACGGCGCCGGCCGCGCCCGGGCGGGGGCTGGCCGCCGCCGTCCGGGGGCTGCTCGCCGAGGCCGCCGAGGTCCACCGCGACCACCCGGCCGCCGCCGCCCGGGTGCGGGCGCTGCAGGACCGGCTGGACGAGCCGCTGCGGGTCGCCCTGGCCGGTCGGGTCAAGGCCGGCAAGTCCACGCTGCTCAACGCGCTGGTGGGGGAGCGGATCGCGCCCACCGACGCGGGCGAGTGCACCCGGGTGGTCACCTGGTACCGGCAGGGGCCGGTGCCGCGGGTGGAGCTGCACGCCCTCGACGGTTCCCGTCGCCCGCTGCCGGTCCGGCGGGTCCGCGGCGAGCTGCGGCTGGAGCTGGCCGAGGCCGCGGCCGAGCAGGTGGAGCGGCTGGTGGTCGACTGGCCGACGGCGGGGCTGGCCGCCGCGACGCTCATCGACACCCCGGGCATCTCCTCGCTGTCGGTCGAGGCCAGCGCCCGCACGCAGGCCTTCCTGGACGCCGGCGACCAGCTCTCCGGCGCCGACGCGGTCGTCTTCCTCACCCGGCAGTTCCAGCCGGCCGACCTCGCCTTCCTCGCTGCCGTGCAGCGCGCCTGCGGCGGCCTGCCGACGACGACCCTGTCGGTCCTCTCCCGCGCCGACGACACCGGTGGCGGCCAGCTCGACGCCCTGCTCACCGCCGAGGCGCTGGCCCGGCGCACCGCGGAGCTGCCGGCGGTGCGGGCGCTGTGCTCCACCGTGCTGCCGGTGGCCGGGCTGATGGCGCTGGGCGGCCGGACGCTGCGGCACGCCGACTTCGTCGCCTTCCGCACCCTGGCCCTGGCCGACCGGGCCGCGGTGGAGTCGGTGCTGCTGACCGCCGACCGGTTCCGCCGGCCGGAGGCGCCGGTCGACCTCCCCGCGGAGGTGCGCGCGGGGCTGGCCGAGCGGTTCGGGCTGTTCGGCGTCCGGATGGCGGTGGCGCTGCTGCGGACCGGGGTCACCGACGCCCCGACGCTCGCCGAGGAGCTGGTCGCGCGCAGCGGGCTGGCCGAGCTGCAGCGGCTGGTCGCCGTCCAGTTCACCGCCCGCGGCGACCAGCTGAAGGCGACGACGGCGCTGCGGTTGCTGGAGCGGCTGCTGCGCGAGCAGCCGGTGCCCGGCGACGCCGTCCTGTGGCGGGGGCTGGACCGGGTGCGCAGCTCGTCGCTGGAGCTGCCGGAGCTGGAGCTGCTGTCCCGCACCCGGGCGCCGGACGGGCCGTTCCCCGCCGACACCCGGGAGGAGGCCGAGCGCCTGCTGGGCGCCACCGACCCCAGCCCGGCGGCCCGGCTGGGGCTGCCGCCGGACGCCTCGCCGGAGCAGCTGCGGGCCGCGGCCGGCCGCGCGGTGCGGCGCTGGCAGGAGCGGGCCGCCGACCCGCTGGCCCGGCGGGCGGCGGTGGACGCCGCCGAGCTGCTCGTGCAGGAGGCCGAGGCGCTGCTGGCCGCGCTGCCCGCCGACCCCGGGTCAGCGGTCGGGTCGCCCCCAGCCCCGTGA
- a CDS encoding DUF4394 domain-containing protein — MSRTRTRILAGAAVLAALTVAAPAVSAAADGGSRGGQAAEGRHSGESLTAVGLTPDGRSLVTFATDRPERARGLGPVQGLAGDTRLVGIDHRPATGVLYGVGDKGGVYTLTGAKATKVSQLSTALTGTSFGVDFNPVVDRLRIVSDSGQNLRHDVTAQGGTIADGTLTYPAAPPATTPTTATGVTGAAYTNNDASTATATTLFDIDTARDQVVIQSPANAGLLAATGALGVDATGDAGFDVYSQVRKGTAVELFPYASLKVGDRYALYEVSLLSGAVSLEGTFPRDRQVSDLSFAPGQL, encoded by the coding sequence ATGTCCAGGACACGCACCCGCATCCTCGCCGGAGCCGCCGTGCTCGCCGCACTGACCGTCGCCGCCCCGGCGGTCTCGGCCGCCGCCGACGGGGGCTCCCGCGGCGGGCAGGCCGCGGAGGGCCGGCACTCGGGGGAGAGCCTGACGGCGGTCGGCCTGACCCCCGACGGCCGCTCGCTGGTCACCTTCGCCACCGACCGGCCCGAGCGGGCCCGGGGCCTCGGGCCGGTGCAGGGCCTGGCCGGCGACACCCGGCTCGTCGGCATCGACCACCGCCCGGCCACGGGCGTGCTCTACGGCGTCGGCGACAAGGGTGGGGTCTACACGCTGACCGGGGCCAAGGCCACCAAGGTCAGCCAGCTCAGCACCGCGCTGACCGGCACCTCCTTCGGCGTGGACTTCAACCCCGTCGTCGACCGGCTGCGGATCGTCAGCGACTCCGGCCAGAACCTGCGGCACGACGTCACCGCGCAGGGCGGCACGATCGCCGACGGCACGCTCACCTACCCGGCAGCCCCGCCGGCGACCACGCCGACCACGGCGACCGGCGTCACCGGTGCCGCCTACACCAACAACGACGCCAGCACGGCCACCGCGACCACCCTGTTCGACATCGACACCGCACGCGACCAGGTCGTCATCCAGTCCCCGGCCAACGCGGGCCTGCTCGCCGCGACCGGCGCGCTGGGCGTGGACGCCACCGGGGACGCCGGCTTCGACGTCTACAGCCAGGTCCGCAAGGGCACCGCGGTGGAGCTGTTCCCGTACGCCTCGCTGAAGGTCGGCGACCGCTACGCGCTGTACGAGGTCTCGCTGCTCAGCGGCGCGGTCTCCCTCGAGGGCACCTTCCCCCGGGACCGCCAGGTCAGCGACCTCAGCTTCGCCCCCGGTCAGCTCTGA